GATGGCGATCACCGGGAAGCCGCTGGCGGCCACCGCCGGCTCCATGATGTTCCAGAAGGGGGGGAACGCGGTGGACGCGGCGGCGGCGATGCTCGCCGCCACCTCCACCATGTGGGACGTGCTGAGCTGGGGCGGCGAGACGCAGGCGCTGATCTACAACCCGCGCACCCGCAAGGTGATCGGGATCAACGCGCTGGGCGTGGCCCCCACCGGCGCCACGCCGGAGCTCTTCCGCTCGAAGGGGATGGAGTACCCGCCGGAGTACGGCCCGCTGGCGGCCACCACGCCCGGGACGCCGGGCGGGCTGATGGTGATGCTGGCGGAGTATGGCACGCTCTCGCTGGCGGAGGTGCTCGCCCCGGCCATCGAGATGGCGGACGGCTACCCCATCGAGGCGCAGACGGCCAACAGCATCGAGCGCAACAAGGAGCGCCTGAAGCAGTGGCGCTACTCGCGCGCGGTGATGCTCCCGCACCTGGGCGAGGCGCGCGAGGCGCCGCACCCCGGGGAGATCTTCCGCCAGCCGGACCTGGCGGCCACGCTGCGCAAGCTGGTGGAGGCGGAGCGGCAGGCGCTCCGGCAGGGGAAGAATCGGCGCGAGGCGATCATGGCGGCGTACGACCGCTTCTACCGCGGCGACATCGCCCGTGAGCTGGTGCGCGGCACGCAGGAGGAGGGCGGGCTCATCACCCTGCAGGACCTGGCCGGGTGGAAGGTGAAGATCGAGGAGCCGGTCAGCACCGACTACAAGGGGATCCAGGTCTACAAGCTCACGCACTGGACCCAGGGGCCGGTGATGCTCCAGGCGCTCAACATCCTGGAGAACTTCGACCTCAGGGGGATGGGCTACAACAGCGCCCGCTACGTGCACGCCCTCTACCAGGCCATGAACCTGGCCTTCGCGGACCGCGACTTCTACTACGGCGACCCGGCCTTCCCGCCGGAGGAGCCCATCCGCGGCCTCCTCTCCAAGCCGTACGCGAAGCAGCGGGCGCAGGGGATCGACTGGACGCGCAACGACCCGGACGCCAAGCCGGGGGATCCGTACCCCTTCCAGGGCGGGACCAACCCGTTCACTGCGCTGCTCCGGAACTGGCACACCACGGGTGTGCGGCCGGCGCCGGGCGACAGCGCCTCGTCTCCCGCGCCGGCCCACGACCGGCGGCCCGCCGGCCCCCTGGCGGCGATGACGGCGGAGGAGGCGTTCTACGCGGGGACCACCACCATCCAGGCGGCGGACACCTCCGGCTGGGTGGTGTCCATCACGCCGAGCGGGGGGTGGGTGCCGGCGGTGATCGCGGGGCGGACGGGGGTGGGGCTGAGCCAGCGGATGCAGAGCTTCGTGCTCGACCCGGCGGAGAACCCGTTCAACGTGGTGGCGCCCGGGAAGCAGCCGCGGGTGACGCTGACGCCCACGCTGGCGCTCAAAGAGGGGAAGCCGTTCCTTTCCTTCGCGGTGCAGGGGGGCGACAGCCAGGACCAGAACCTCCTGCAGTTCTTCCTGAACGTGGTGGAGTTCGGGATGACGGTGCAGGAGGCCACGGAGGCGGCCAACGTCAACTCCTTCCAGCTGCGGGGCTCGTTCGGGGCGCACGAGTCGCAGCCGGGGCGGCTGCTGCTGCAGGACCAGACGCCGCCGTGGGTGCGCGACGAGCTGCGGCGGATGGGGTACACGCTGACCTTCGACGACCGCACCTCCGGGCCGATCAACGCGATCTTCTTCGACCGGAAGAACGGGACCCTATGGGGCGGGTCCAGCAACCACGGCGAGGACTACGGGATCGCGTGGTAGGAGAGTCGCTCGGCAGGCCAACTTGCTCCCGCGTGTCATGTGGCTCGCCCGAGCCGGACTGCATACGGCCAGTGTACCCCGCGGCCGTGTGCACCCGGCGCCCGTATAGCTCTACCTCCGATCCGAGGTGACGCATGATCTGCCGCCTGTGGCACGGCTGGACCACACCGGCCAACGCGGACTCCTACGAGCGACTCCTCCGCTCTGAGATCTTCCCCGGGATTGCTGCTCGCGGCGTGGCAGGCTACCGGGGATTTCACCTGTTGCGGCGGAACGTCGGCGAGACGGTCGAGTTCGTCACGATGATGTGGTTCGATTCACTCGCGGCGGTGCGGGAGTTCGCCGGGGAGGAGTACGAGACGGCAGTGGTGCCGCCCAAGGCGCGCCAACTGCTGCTGCGCTTCGATGGACGTTCAGCGCACTACGAAGTTGCCGAAGACCGTCCGCAACCGTAGCCTGCCTGCTCTTCAAGGCACCTAACGGTTTTGCTGCAAAGAGACATGCAGCCGGGGATCCTGTAGGGCCGGTCGCCTTGAGCGCCGGTCGCACTTCGGCGCAAGTTCTCGTTCGGCTGCACGCGCCCGAGCTCGAGGGCGTTCGGCGCGGGCAGGCTCGTGCGTTATATTGGTCCCGACCTCGTTTCCTCAGCCCCGAGCGAGCCATGGCCGACCAGTTGAGCCGCATCACGATCAATCCCCAGCAATGCGGGGGCAGGCCCTGCATTCGCGGCATGCGCATTCGCGTCACTGACGTGCTGGACCTCCTGGCTGCCGGTTTGTCCTCGGAGCAGGTCCTCGAGGAGCTTCCCGATCTTGAGCCCGAGGACATTTCCGCTGCCCTGCAGTTTGCCTCACGCAAGCTGGACCATCCCGTCCTGGCGGCGTGATCCTCTGGGTGGACGCGCAGCTCTCCCTCAGCTCCTCCGCCCAGCGCTGGACCTGCTCCGACGTGGGGAGCTTCTCGTAGAGATCAGCGAACCGCATCCGTAGTCCTCCCTCCTCGCGCCCAACTGCCACGGGAGGTCAGCGCGTAGGGACGGTATGGGCGCGGAACCAGCCTGCGAGTTCCTCCTCCGCTTGGTGCCCCTCGACGACTCCGATGACCCTCTCGTACGCGTCCGGCTCGGAGGCCGTCAGGCGCACGCCGTTGAGGAGCAGGAAGGTGGCCGCGGCCGCGAAGCCCACGCGTTTGTTGCCATCGACGTAGCCGTGGTTCTTCGCAAGACCGAACAGGTACGCAGCCGCCAGATCCGCCAGGTCGGCCCTTGAGCCGTAGGCGTACCTGTGCCGCGGGCGCGCCAGCGCGGACTCGATCAGATCGTCGCCGCCCGCCCGCACCCCGGTGGCGCCTCCGTGGTCCGAGAGCAGCTCGGAGTGGATGGTGTCCAGGATCAGCCGCGTCAGCCAGACTGGTTCCTCCACTCCTCACTCCGCGAGCTTGCGCAGGGTGTTGCGGTACTGCCGCCGTACCTCCTCGAAGGCCTGCATGGCGTCGTCGAAGTTCGGGTCGTAGGGGGTAAGCAGCACACCGCGCTCCGTCTCGATGACGAACACCCTGTCCCCGGGTCCGACGTGGAGCCGGTCCATCATGTCCTTCGGGAGCGTGGCGGTCACCGAACCACCCGCCTGGCGCAACGTGATCTCCTTCACCATCTTCCCTCCTCCGCATGGGTTGAGTAGCACA
This genomic interval from Longimicrobiaceae bacterium contains the following:
- a CDS encoding gamma-glutamyltransferase — encoded protein: MARLGPVFVLLACALPAALPAQQTQKPPLHGRHWMAITGKPLAATAGSMMFQKGGNAVDAAAAMLAATSTMWDVLSWGGETQALIYNPRTRKVIGINALGVAPTGATPELFRSKGMEYPPEYGPLAATTPGTPGGLMVMLAEYGTLSLAEVLAPAIEMADGYPIEAQTANSIERNKERLKQWRYSRAVMLPHLGEAREAPHPGEIFRQPDLAATLRKLVEAERQALRQGKNRREAIMAAYDRFYRGDIARELVRGTQEEGGLITLQDLAGWKVKIEEPVSTDYKGIQVYKLTHWTQGPVMLQALNILENFDLRGMGYNSARYVHALYQAMNLAFADRDFYYGDPAFPPEEPIRGLLSKPYAKQRAQGIDWTRNDPDAKPGDPYPFQGGTNPFTALLRNWHTTGVRPAPGDSASSPAPAHDRRPAGPLAAMTAEEAFYAGTTTIQAADTSGWVVSITPSGGWVPAVIAGRTGVGLSQRMQSFVLDPAENPFNVVAPGKQPRVTLTPTLALKEGKPFLSFAVQGGDSQDQNLLQFFLNVVEFGMTVQEATEAANVNSFQLRGSFGAHESQPGRLLLQDQTPPWVRDELRRMGYTLTFDDRTSGPINAIFFDRKNGTLWGGSSNHGEDYGIAW
- a CDS encoding DUF433 domain-containing protein, which translates into the protein MADQLSRITINPQQCGGRPCIRGMRIRVTDVLDLLAAGLSSEQVLEELPDLEPEDISAALQFASRKLDHPVLAA
- a CDS encoding type II toxin-antitoxin system death-on-curing family toxin, encoding MEEPVWLTRLILDTIHSELLSDHGGATGVRAGGDDLIESALARPRHRYAYGSRADLADLAAAYLFGLAKNHGYVDGNKRVGFAAAATFLLLNGVRLTASEPDAYERVIGVVEGHQAEEELAGWFRAHTVPTR
- a CDS encoding AbrB/MazE/SpoVT family DNA-binding domain-containing protein, whose translation is MVKEITLRQAGGSVTATLPKDMMDRLHVGPGDRVFVIETERGVLLTPYDPNFDDAMQAFEEVRRQYRNTLRKLAE